One region of Macadamia integrifolia cultivar HAES 741 chromosome 11, SCU_Mint_v3, whole genome shotgun sequence genomic DNA includes:
- the LOC122092899 gene encoding uncharacterized protein LOC122092899 has protein sequence MKNGGQEPFNLGSAAEFQAMIDAFLLLPISSTGKKFTWTNNRRRGHVAAVLDRSFCNEKWVDSFRNVRQRVLLSSVSDHALLLVISDIVSKPNNIPFRFHGFWMENENFLPVVDEAWKMQLIGDLIYVLSEKLKRVKGVLKVWAHDSFPNINMELEQATKVSKSIQDSIEESSMSNDIFNKEADAKMTLLIASRRHEALWAEKAELRWVKNGDCNSKLFHLSMKLWRARNQISALKREDGSWLLDQRELLNVASLEATPGREEIKKAVWDMDLDSSPSPDGFSGKFFRKCWEIVETDFGKLLLSSSKLSILVNGGPVGFFPVGKGLRQGDPISPFLFILAEEAFCKGLKLLVRDGKLKSLLGPQGVSIPSHLFFADDIFIFMNASAKYVRNLQDFLEKYQAFSGQNFNLDKSSLFFGKVAPHRKQYISSLLDIKLERLPTKYLGVEIFKGRVKGSHLLPLLDKIKRKLAGWKGMLLSMAGRVELVRSVISSIPVHNFAVYWWPDHSIKLVEWWMRNFIWSGDMEVTKKIVVNWDDVCKPKQEGGLGIRRLRDVNFACLAKLTWQIKHEVSSMSKFFRDRFLKADGSLKSGHISSLICPGIKKVWNFVTLNEQWTVGNGQNIDFWKGRWLDHLSIEEMLLNDGGHSGNLKAKVCDFIHNFRWEFPQVVSNFMKNIKNKAKLIYISGMEDECHWRPSSAGVFSIKSAWEACRRSSPKVSWSSLVWKSSIQQRQAVFGWRLIRNKLALDVNVKRRGWVKLNSDGCSLGNPGKAGGGGILRNEKAEVLYNYREFLQICTNFEAEFQAIIAGFEAANRLGCKVYGLNVTQSRWFVFCRKRKFLGNFGKGGLTAYPTFKGWSGRSRTAFVKQIL, from the exons ATGAAAAACGGGGGCCAGGAACCCTTTAATCTTGGCTCTGCTGCGGAATTCCAGGCGATGATAGATGCTTTTCTGTTATTACCAATTTCATCTACTGGAAAAAAATTTACCTGGACAAATAATAGGAGAAGAggacatgtggcagcagtgttGGATCGCagtttttgtaatgaaaaatGGGTGGATTCTTTCAGAAATGTTAGGCAGCGTGTCTTGTTGAGTTCAGTATCAGATCATGCTCTGTTGCTTGTAATTTCTGATATTGTCTCAAAGCCGAATAACATTCCATTCAGGTTCCATGgattttggatggaaaatgaaaattttcttccagTGGTTGATGAGGCATGGAAGATGCAGTTAATAGGTGACCTTATATATGTTTTATCTGAAAAGCTGAAGAGAGTAAAGGGGGTGTTAAAGGTATGGGCTCATGATTCCTTTCCAAATATAAATATGGAGTTAGAGCAGGCAACGAAGGTTTCAAAATCGATCCAAGACTCAATTGAAGAATCAAGTATGTCTAATGATATTTTCAATAAAGAGGCTGATGCAAAAATGACCTTGTTGATTGCTAGTCGTAGACACGAGGCTCTTTGGGCTGAGAAGGCGGAACTGAGATGGGTGAAAAATGGGGACTGCAACTCCAAGCTATTTCATCTCTCTATGAAGCTGTGGAGGGCGAGAAATCAAATTTCTGCTTTAAAGAGGGAGGATGGGTCTTGGCTCTTGGATCAAAGGGAATTGCTGA ACGTGGCTAGTCTAGAAGCGACTCCTGgcagagaagaaatcaaaaaagCAGTGTGGGATATGGATCTTGATAGTTCTCCTAGTCCCGATGGATTTTCAGGAAAATTCTTTAGGAAATGTTGGGAGATAGTGGAGACAGACTTTGGTAAG CTTCTTTTAAGCTCTTCCAAGTTATCTATTTTAGTGAATGGAGGGCCAGTGGGTTTTTTCCCAGTGGGCAAAGGTCTGAGACAAGGAGATCCTATTTCtccattcttatttattttggcgGAGGAAGCATTCTGCAAAGGTCTGAAGTTGCTAGTAAGGGATGGGAAGCTGAAGTCTCTCCTGGGACCTCAAGGTGTGTCCATTCcctctcatttattttttgcagatgatatatttatttttatgaatgcttctGCAAAATATGTGAGGAATCTCCAAGATTTCCTAGAAAAATATCAAGCCTTTTCAGGGCAGAATTTCAATCTGGATAAAAGTAGCCTATTTTTTGGGAAGGTGGCACCCCACAGGAAACAATATATTTCTTCTCTATTAGACATAAAATTAGAGAGGCTTCCGACGAAGTATCTAGGcgtggaaattttcaagggaagagtgaaaGGATCTCATCTATTACCTCTGCTAGATAAGATAAAAAGAAAGCTAGCTGGATGGAAGGGTATGCTGCTCTCAATGGCGGGAAGAGTGGAGTTGGTGCGATCTGTGATCTCTAGTATCCCTGTCCATAACTTCGCAGTATATTGGTGGCCGGACCATTCTATTAAATTGGTCGAATGGTGGATGCGTAATTTTATCTGGTCAGGTGATATGGAGGTGACAAAGAAAATAGTGGTGAACTGGGATGATGTCTGCAAACCAAAACAGGAAGGAGGGTTAGGCATTCGCAGACTGCGAGATGTAAATTTTGCCTGTCTAGCAAAGTTGACTTGGCAGATTAAGCATGAGGTGTCCTCTATGAGTAAGTTCTTCCGAGATCGCTTTCTAAAAGCAGACGGATCTTTGAAATCTGGCCATATCTCCTCTTTGATTTGTCCAGGGATAAAGAAAGTCTGGAATTTTGTGACTTTAAATGAGCAGTGGACAGTAGGTAATGGGCAAAATATTGATTTCTGGAAGGGCAGGTGGTTGGATCATCTCTCCATTGAAGAAATGCTTCTGAATGATGGTGGTCACAGTGGGAATTTAAAGGCTAAAGTCTGCGATTTTATCCATAATTTTAGATGGGAATTTCCTCAGGTAGTGTCTAACTTCatgaaaaacattaaaaataaagcaaaattgATCTATATTTCAGGCATGGAGGATGAGTGTCATTGGCGCCCTTCTTCAGCAGGAGTTTTTTCCATAAAGTCAGCCTGGGAAGCCTGTAGAAGAAGCTCGCCTAAGGTGAGCTGGTCATCTTTGGTGTGGAAGTCCTCTATTCAACAGCGTCAAGcagtttttggatggagattgaTCAGAAATAAACTTGCTTTAGATGTGAATGTGAAAAGGAGAG GATGGGTCAAATTAAATTCTGACGGCTGCTCGTTGGGCAATCCGGGAAAAGCAGGTGGGGGAGGTATTCTGCGCAATGAGAAGGCTGAAGTGTTATATAATTACAGAGAGTTCCTTCAAATTTGCACAAATTTTGAGGCGGAATTCCAGGCTATTATCGCAGGATTTGAAGCTGCAAACCGATTGGGGTGCAAAgtttatggattgaatgtgactcagtCGCGGTGGTTCGTCttttgcagaaaaagaaaattccttgGAAATTTTGGCAAAGGTGGATTGACTGCTTACCCTACCTTTAAAGGGTGGAGTGGAAGATCACGCACTGCTTTCGTGAAGCAAATTCTGTAG